One Spiroplasma endosymbiont of Cantharis nigra DNA segment encodes these proteins:
- a CDS encoding riboflavin kinase, giving the protein MKSNTITFFYNNMTMIMLHLDKSVGLLADFENWSKKEDQQIELLKKIALKEKIKTTLFVLSTREMNYGLWNSKNIIKKAEENKIDYVVFYQLNPMINSMNDIDLYKNINGFLNIKKMIVAKNFNLPEANKFSTNFIEKCWEKDAIIIDSKETKDLEINLNLLKESKFKEFEKINNLNYQFTGRVSEGKKRGRTIGFPTINLITEEFIALSYGVYACDVYVESLEKHFLGSGCYWKNEMNQDVFEIFLIDFDKEIYGWKVEVTLLEKLRENIKVSGFEELKDLLKKDVENTLKFKKYIK; this is encoded by the coding sequence ATGAAATCTAATACTATTACATTTTTTTATAATAATATGACAATGATTATGTTACACCTTGATAAATCAGTTGGATTATTAGCAGACTTTGAAAATTGAAGTAAAAAAGAAGATCAACAAATAGAATTACTAAAAAAAATAGCATTAAAAGAAAAAATAAAGACAACTCTTTTTGTTTTAAGCACTCGAGAAATGAATTATGGTCTTTGAAATTCTAAAAATATAATTAAAAAGGCTGAAGAAAATAAAATTGATTATGTAGTTTTTTATCAATTAAATCCAATGATTAATTCTATGAATGATATTGATCTTTATAAAAATATTAATGGATTTTTAAATATAAAAAAAATGATAGTAGCTAAAAACTTTAATCTACCAGAAGCAAATAAATTTTCTACAAATTTCATTGAAAAATGTTGAGAAAAGGATGCAATAATAATTGATTCTAAAGAAACAAAAGATCTTGAAATTAATTTAAACCTATTAAAGGAAAGTAAGTTTAAAGAATTTGAAAAAATAAATAATCTAAATTATCAATTTACTGGAAGAGTAAGCGAAGGTAAAAAGAGGGGAAGAACAATTGGTTTTCCTACAATAAATTTAATAACAGAAGAATTTATAGCTTTAAGTTATGGAGTATACGCTTGTGATGTTTACGTTGAAAGTTTGGAAAAACACTTTTTAGGTTCTGGATGTTATTGAAAAAATGAAATGAATCAAGATGTTTTTGAAATATTTCTAATAGATTTTGATAAAGAAATTTATGGCTGAAAAGTTGAAGTTACTTTACTTGAAAAATTAAGAGAAAATATTAAAGTAAGTGGTTTTGAAGAATTAAAAGATTTACTAAAAAAAGATGTTGAAAATACACTTAAATTCAAAAAATATATAAAATAG